In a single window of the Pontibacter russatus genome:
- a CDS encoding DNA polymerase III subunit gamma/tau has translation MENFVVSARKYRPATFDSVVGQHHITNTLKNAISSHHLAQAFLFCGPRGVGKTTCARILAKTINCQNITPEVEACNECESCRSFNSNSSFNIHELDAASNNSVEDIRNLVEQVRYAPQTGKYKIYIIDEVHMLSNQAFNAFLKTLEEPPSYAIFILATTERHKIIPTILSRCQIFDFNRIRIEDMVRHLGSIAQKENIQAEPDALHLISQKADGALRDALSIFDQMVTFSGSHVTYKATVENLHILDYDYYFRLTDHLLEQNLSGSLLLFDEILKNGFDAHNFLVGIGEHFRSLLVCKDQATVQLLEVSDNIKAKYAEQSQKASVSFLLSGLNLVSTCDMHYKSSKNQRLHVELCLMKMAHLNAALNFAQDGAVAKKAKVAAPAPAATGSAGATTPQPQQGQVPSGGLQQPVPGSVPSERLQPPHAPAQVPSEELRHPPAPQEVTPDAHIAPANPQTPPGSSPIPSAHTPRSGVQLPPPKKLSKLPSLKDLQHAQAAAETAVAEEEEEVAYGTVVPVDPARLKTVWHNVLRRKKSENMMEYTLLNRQYHVSAENEITLHLENHVMLDQFTTLRPSLLAELKKELGNRSIRLTAEVMELEEGNKMYTSQDKFNYLAEKYPLLVDMRQRLGLDMDF, from the coding sequence ATGGAGAATTTTGTAGTATCAGCGCGAAAATACCGCCCGGCCACCTTCGACAGCGTGGTGGGGCAGCACCATATCACCAACACCCTCAAAAACGCCATCAGCAGCCATCACCTGGCGCAGGCATTCCTTTTCTGCGGCCCGCGCGGGGTGGGCAAAACGACCTGTGCCCGCATCCTGGCCAAAACCATCAACTGCCAGAACATTACCCCGGAGGTGGAAGCCTGCAATGAGTGCGAGTCGTGCCGCAGCTTTAACTCTAACAGCTCGTTCAACATTCACGAGCTTGACGCGGCCTCCAACAACTCGGTGGAGGACATCCGGAACCTGGTGGAGCAGGTGCGGTATGCGCCGCAGACGGGCAAATACAAAATCTATATCATAGACGAGGTACACATGCTCTCGAACCAGGCCTTCAACGCTTTCCTGAAGACGCTGGAGGAGCCGCCTTCCTATGCCATCTTCATACTGGCCACCACCGAGCGCCACAAGATCATCCCGACTATCCTGTCGCGCTGCCAGATCTTTGATTTCAATCGCATCCGGATAGAGGACATGGTGCGTCACCTAGGCAGCATCGCGCAGAAGGAAAACATTCAGGCTGAGCCGGACGCCCTGCACCTGATCTCGCAGAAAGCAGACGGTGCCCTGCGCGACGCGCTCTCGATCTTCGACCAGATGGTGACCTTCTCGGGCAGCCATGTCACTTACAAGGCTACGGTCGAGAACCTGCACATCCTGGACTACGATTATTATTTCCGGCTGACGGACCACCTGCTGGAGCAGAACCTGTCGGGCTCACTGTTGCTGTTCGACGAGATTCTGAAGAACGGTTTTGACGCCCACAACTTCCTGGTCGGTATTGGCGAGCACTTCCGCAGCCTGCTGGTGTGCAAAGATCAGGCAACAGTGCAACTGCTGGAGGTGTCGGATAATATAAAAGCGAAATATGCGGAGCAGTCGCAGAAGGCAAGTGTCTCGTTCCTGCTGTCGGGCCTGAACCTGGTGAGCACCTGCGACATGCACTACAAGAGCAGCAAGAACCAGCGCCTGCACGTGGAACTGTGCCTGATGAAGATGGCGCACCTCAACGCCGCGCTGAACTTTGCCCAGGACGGAGCAGTAGCAAAAAAAGCTAAGGTAGCAGCGCCGGCACCAGCCGCTACCGGTTCAGCAGGTGCCACTACGCCGCAGCCGCAGCAGGGCCAGGTGCCCTCCGGAGGACTGCAGCAGCCCGTGCCGGGCAGCGTGCCTTCGGAGCGCCTGCAACCACCACACGCCCCCGCACAGGTTCCTTCTGAAGAGTTGCGGCACCCGCCAGCGCCGCAGGAGGTAACGCCGGATGCCCATATCGCGCCTGCCAACCCGCAGACGCCTCCGGGCTCAAGCCCCATCCCCAGCGCCCACACCCCGCGCTCCGGGGTGCAACTGCCGCCACCTAAAAAGCTGAGCAAGCTGCCCAGCCTGAAAGACCTGCAGCACGCGCAGGCCGCCGCCGAAACAGCCGTGGCCGAGGAAGAGGAAGAAGTGGCTTACGGCACCGTGGTGCCCGTGGATCCTGCCCGCCTGAAAACAGTGTGGCATAATGTGCTGCGCCGGAAGAAGTCGGAGAACATGATGGAGTACACGCTCCTGAACCGCCAATACCACGTGAGCGCCGAAAATGAGATAACGCTCCACCTCGAGAACCACGTGATGCTCGACCAGTTTACCACGCTGCGCCCTTCGCTGCTGGCAGAGCTTAAAAAAGAGCTCGGCAACCGCAGCATCCGGCTCACGGCGGAGGTGATGGAACTGGAGGAAGGCAATAAAATGTACACCTCGCAGGACAAATTCAACTACCTCGCCGAGAAATATCCGCTGCTCGTCGATATGAGGCAGCGCCTGGGGCTGGATATGGATTTTTGA